A genomic region of Papaver somniferum cultivar HN1 chromosome 7, ASM357369v1, whole genome shotgun sequence contains the following coding sequences:
- the LOC113297880 gene encoding transmembrane 9 superfamily member 8-like, which yields MEIHRSFRFHFCVSVILLLSIHHASSFYLPGVAPEDFTKGDLLKVKVNKLTSTKTQLPYSYYSIPYCSPESIVDNAENLGEVLRGDRIENSPYVFKMRVPEMCNIICRKTLDGKSTKEFKEKISDEYRVNMILDNLPLVVPTRRLDQESAIMYQHGYLVGLKGKYSGSKEEKHFIHNHLQFTVKYHKDPATDLSRIVGFEVKPFSVKHEYEGEWNEKTRLTTCDPHAKRTVSSSDSPQEVEENKEIIFTYDVEFQESDIKWASRWDTYLLMADDQIHWFSIVNSLMIVLFLSGMVAMIMLRTLYRDISKYNQLETQEEAQEETGWKLVHGDVFRPPTNSDLLCVYVGTGVQFFGMILVTMMFAVLGFLSPSNRGGLMTAMLLLWVFMGLFAGYAAARLYKMFKGAEWKKLTLKTAFMFPAIVFAIFFVLNALIWGEKSSGAVPFGTMFALVFLWFGISVPLVFVGSYIGFKKPAIEDPVKTNKIPRQIPEQAWYMNPTFSVLIGGILPFGAVFIELFFILTSIWLNQFYYIFGFLFIVFIILVVTCAEITIVLCYFQLCSEDYLWWWRSYLTSGSSALYLFLYATFYFFTKLEITKPVSGVLYFGYMIIVSYAFFVLTGTIGFYACFWFTRLIYSSVKID from the exons ATGGAGATTCATCGATCTTTCAGGTTTCACTTCTGCGTCTCAGTGATTCTTCTTCTGTCTATTCACCATGCATCTTCTTTTTATTTACCTGGTGTTGCACCTGAGGATTTCACTAAG GGTGATCTGTTGAAGGTGAAAGTGAACAAGTTGACCTCTACGAAAACACAACTTCCCTACTCCTACTATTCTATTCCATATTGTAGCCCAGAATCTATTGTTGACAATGCAGAGAATCTTGGGGAAGTTCTTCGCGGGGATCGTATTGAAAACTCTCCGTATGTG TTTAAAATGAGGGTCCCAGAGATGTGTAATATTATCTGTCGCAAAACCCTGGATGGAAAATCTACCAAGGAATTTAAGGAAAAGATAAGCGACGAGTATCGTGTCAATAT GATCTTGGATAATCTTCCATTGGTTGTTCCAACAAGAAGACTAGATCAGGAATCTGCAATAATGTACCAACATGGGTACCTCGTTGGGCTTAAGGGAAAATATTCTGGA AGCAAGGAGGAAAAGCATTTTATTCATAACCACTTGCAATTTACTGTCAAGTATCACAAGGATCCAGCAACAGACCTTTCAAGAATCGTTGGGTTTGAGGTGAAACCATTCAG TGTGAAGCATGAATATGAAGGTGAATGGAATGAGAAAACACGTTTGACAACTTGTGACCCTCATGCAAAACGAACAGTTAGTAGTTCAGATTCCCCACAAGAGGTAGAAGAAAATAAGGAGATCATTTTTACGTATGACGTCGAGTTCCAG GAAAGCGATATCAAGTGGGCTTCTCGATGGGATACATATCTTCTTATGGCTGATGACCAAATTCACTGGTTTTCTATTGTTAACTCTCTCATGATTGTTCTATTTCTCTCCGGTATGGTAGCTATGATCATGCTACGAACTCTGTACCGTGACATTTCCAAATACAACCAGCTTGAAACCCAAGAAGAAGCCCAAGAAGAGACCGGGTGGAAACTGGTCCATGGTGATGTCTTTAGGCCACCAACAAACTCGGACCTGCTTTGCGTCTACGTCGGGACTGGTGTGCAGTTTTTTGGAATGATACTTGTCActatgatgtttgcagtattaggTTTTCTCTCCCCCTCAAACCGTGGTGGGCTAATGACTGCTATGCTTCTACTATGGGTTTTCATGGGTCTGTTCGCTGGTTATGCCGCGGCTCGTCTGTACAAGATGTTTAAGGGAGCTGAATGGAAGAAACTCACACTCAAAACTGCTTTCATGTTTCCAGCTATTGTATTTGCCATTTTCTTCGTCTTGAATGCTTTGATCTGGGGTGAGAAATCCTCTGGTGCTGTCCCATTCGGCACCATGTTTGCTCTCGTCTTCCTGTGGTTTGGAATTTCAGTTCCGCTTGTCTTTGTGGGTAGTTACATCGGTTTCAAGAAGCCGGCAATAGAGGACCCTGTCAAGACGAACAAAATCCCAAGGCAGATCCCAGAGCAGGCCTGGTACATGAACCCCACCTTCTCAGTCTTAATTGGAGGAATCCTTCCATTTGGAGCTGTCTTTATTGAACTCTTCTTCATCCTGACCTCAATCTGGTTGAATCAATTCTATTACATCTTCGGATTCCTCTTCATCGTTTTTATTATCCTTGTGGTAACTTGCGCCGAGATCACAATTGTGCTTTGCTACTTCCAGCTTTGTAGTGAAGATTATCTATGGTGGTGGAGATCATATTTAACTTCAGGTTCCTCCGCTCTATACCTCTTCCTTTATGCCACATTCTATTTCTTCACAAAACTTGAAATCACAAAGCCTGTCTCCGGAGTATTGTATTTCGGCTACATGATCATTGTTTCCTACGCATTCTTCGTCTTAACTGGAACGATTGGTTTCTATGCATGTTTCTGGTTCACAAGGCTCATTTATTCATCGGTGAAGATTGACTGA